The proteins below are encoded in one region of Bosea sp. BIWAKO-01:
- a CDS encoding ATP-binding protein codes for MPGKSHRYSLGARLFLSAAVCCALVLALAGFGLTTFYRRSAERGFDERLSVYIKELVADLAAPPETERQAIGDLGEPRFDLPLSGWYWQIVRLDGEKPVVRTSRSLVGGQLPKLLDQQLTPNARGLRESYVSGPDERGLRIIEREIDVGEDGRFIVGVAAPADEIEGDIRDFRLALTLTFLLLGLALVASTLIQVRFGLRPLVRLGTAVGSVRTGEAARIAGKYPPDLAPLAGELNQLIDANREILERARTQVGNLAHALKTPLSVMLNEAEASDPHLPQTVRNQAAIMRDQVQYYLDRARAAALSGALGSVTEVAPSLDALIRTFAKISQGRGITGMHHVPPHVRFRGERQDLEEMLGNLLDNAFKWARSTVEVSLAPEAEEGRIALLIDDDGPGLPSEALLDVLKRGRRLDETTPGSGLGLSIVVDLAKLYGGEVTLERSRLGGLRARLLLPSV; via the coding sequence ATGCCGGGCAAATCGCACCGCTATTCGCTCGGCGCTCGCCTTTTCCTGTCGGCGGCAGTGTGCTGCGCGCTGGTGCTGGCGCTCGCCGGCTTCGGCCTGACGACATTCTACCGCCGCTCGGCCGAACGTGGCTTCGACGAGCGGCTCAGCGTCTACATCAAGGAGCTGGTCGCGGATCTCGCTGCGCCGCCGGAAACCGAACGCCAGGCGATCGGCGATCTCGGCGAGCCGCGTTTCGATCTGCCGCTATCGGGCTGGTACTGGCAGATCGTCAGGCTCGACGGCGAAAAGCCCGTGGTGCGCACCTCGCGCTCTCTTGTCGGCGGGCAGTTGCCGAAGCTTCTCGACCAGCAGCTGACGCCGAACGCGCGCGGCTTGCGTGAGAGCTATGTCTCGGGTCCGGACGAGAGAGGTCTGCGCATCATCGAGCGCGAGATCGATGTCGGCGAGGATGGACGCTTCATCGTCGGCGTCGCGGCGCCTGCCGACGAGATCGAGGGCGACATCCGTGATTTCCGCCTGGCGCTGACATTGACCTTCCTGCTGCTCGGGCTCGCGCTCGTCGCCTCGACCCTGATCCAGGTTCGCTTCGGCCTGCGCCCCCTCGTCAGGCTTGGGACAGCGGTCGGCTCGGTGCGAACCGGCGAGGCCGCCCGGATCGCCGGAAAATACCCGCCTGATCTTGCGCCACTGGCTGGCGAACTCAATCAGCTCATCGACGCCAACCGCGAAATCCTGGAACGGGCCCGGACCCAGGTCGGAAATCTCGCCCACGCCCTGAAGACGCCGCTCAGCGTGATGCTGAACGAAGCCGAGGCAAGCGACCCGCATCTGCCGCAGACTGTGCGCAACCAGGCGGCGATCATGCGCGACCAGGTGCAGTACTATCTCGACCGCGCGCGGGCGGCCGCACTCTCCGGCGCGCTCGGCAGCGTCACCGAGGTTGCACCCTCGCTCGACGCCCTGATCCGCACCTTCGCCAAGATCTCGCAGGGGCGCGGCATCACAGGCATGCACCACGTCCCGCCCCATGTCCGCTTTCGCGGCGAGCGGCAGGATCTGGAGGAAATGCTCGGCAATCTGCTCGACAACGCGTTCAAATGGGCGCGCTCGACGGTCGAGGTGAGCCTGGCTCCCGAAGCCGAAGAGGGGCGGATCGCGTTGCTGATCGACGATGATGGTCCCGGGCTCCCGTCCGAGGCCCTGCTCGACGTGCTCAAGCGTGGTCGCAGGCTCGACGAGACGACGCCGGGCTCCGGCCTCGGGCTCTCGATCGTGGTCGATCTCGCCAAGCTCTATGGCGGCGAGGTCACGCTCGAGCGCTCCCGCCTCGGCGGCCTGCGGGCGCGCCTGCTGCTTCCTTCGGTCTGA
- a CDS encoding response regulator transcription factor, translated as MRLLVVEDDKDLNRQIVTALENAGYAVDKAFDGEEGLYLGETEPYDAVILDLGLPKVDGVTVLQGWRRAEKTMPVLILTARDRWSDKVSGFDAGADDYVVKPFHIEELLARVRALLRRAAGHATSELTCGPVRLDTRASRVVVDGNPVKLTSHEYRLLAYLMHHQGRVVSRTELVEHLYDQDFDRDSNTIEVFVGRLRKKLGVEIIETVRGLGYIAAAPAKV; from the coding sequence GTGAGACTGCTCGTCGTCGAGGACGACAAGGACCTCAATCGCCAGATCGTGACCGCGCTGGAGAATGCCGGCTATGCCGTCGACAAGGCGTTCGACGGCGAGGAGGGCCTCTATCTCGGAGAGACCGAACCCTATGACGCAGTGATCCTCGATCTCGGCCTGCCGAAGGTCGATGGCGTGACTGTGCTCCAGGGCTGGCGCCGGGCCGAAAAGACCATGCCGGTGCTGATCCTGACCGCACGGGATCGCTGGAGCGACAAGGTCTCGGGCTTCGATGCGGGCGCCGACGACTATGTCGTCAAGCCGTTCCATATCGAGGAGCTGCTGGCCCGCGTCCGGGCGCTGCTGCGCCGTGCGGCCGGCCATGCCACCTCGGAGCTCACCTGCGGCCCGGTGCGGCTCGACACACGCGCCAGCCGGGTCGTCGTCGACGGCAATCCGGTCAAGCTCACCTCGCACGAATACCGGCTGCTTGCCTATCTGATGCATCATCAAGGTCGTGTCGTCTCGCGTACCGAACTGGTCGAGCATCTCTACGATCAGGATTTCGACCGGGACTCCAACACCATCGAGGTTTTCGTCGGCCGTCTCCGCAAGAAGCTCGGCGTCGAGATCATCGAGACCGTTCGTGGGCTTGGCTACATCGCCGCCGCGCCTGCCAAGGTCTGA
- a CDS encoding PepSY domain-containing protein — protein MSMMPVETIFALTLLAQPLPIVTIDSQEPISCLSADEMREAVSDGRVIQPAQASRHARNAAPGEVVRIRLCRQGDDFVYVVTTLKRDGRVARVTLEGQSGKVSTIR, from the coding sequence ATGTCGATGATGCCCGTCGAAACGATCTTCGCCCTGACACTGCTTGCCCAGCCCCTCCCGATTGTCACAATCGACAGCCAGGAGCCCATCTCCTGCCTGTCGGCAGACGAGATGCGCGAGGCGGTGTCGGATGGGCGGGTGATCCAGCCAGCCCAGGCCTCCAGGCATGCGCGCAACGCCGCGCCGGGCGAGGTCGTCCGTATCAGGCTGTGTCGCCAGGGCGATGATTTCGTCTATGTTGTAACGACGTTGAAGCGCGACGGTCGCGTGGCCCGGGTGACGCTCGAGGGCCAGTCCGGCAAGGTCTCAACCATTCGCTGA
- a CDS encoding trypsin-like serine protease produces MSVRGSIGPGGLALAALLAATPALAVLGGRDGGPSAASTLMVLNARGGVCSGIVLSPRTILTAAHCADGGVELRIHWKDGSGEPVLIAPATVSFHPGFDAKAITARRRSIDLALVRLSAPLPSRFSPAALIDGGLPRAGSEITLAGYGVSREGEARTTGTYRSATLATVEPYGPGKILLWAADPAGAGSRPGAGACQGDSGGPIWQGSDGVIAVTSWSTGPKGRNCGLLSQGVLVAPQRNWIDRTLSQWGESASWTPDR; encoded by the coding sequence ATGAGCGTCAGAGGTTCGATTGGCCCTGGCGGGCTCGCGCTCGCAGCGCTTCTGGCGGCAACGCCTGCCCTGGCCGTGCTCGGCGGACGCGACGGCGGGCCTTCGGCCGCGTCGACGCTGATGGTTCTCAATGCGCGCGGCGGCGTCTGCAGCGGGATCGTCCTGTCACCGCGAACGATCCTGACCGCGGCCCATTGCGCCGATGGCGGCGTCGAGCTGCGCATCCACTGGAAGGACGGCAGCGGCGAACCGGTGCTGATCGCTCCTGCCACGGTCTCGTTCCATCCCGGCTTCGATGCGAAGGCGATCACGGCGCGGCGCCGCTCGATTGATCTCGCCCTGGTGCGCCTGTCCGCACCGCTGCCGTCGCGCTTCTCGCCCGCCGCCTTGATCGACGGCGGCCTGCCGCGCGCCGGTTCGGAGATCACCCTTGCAGGCTATGGGGTCTCCCGGGAGGGAGAGGCCCGCACCACCGGCACCTACCGCTCCGCCACTCTGGCGACGGTCGAGCCCTATGGCCCAGGCAAGATCCTGCTCTGGGCGGCAGATCCTGCTGGTGCGGGCAGTCGCCCCGGCGCCGGCGCCTGCCAGGGAGATTCCGGCGGCCCGATCTGGCAGGGCAGCGACGGCGTCATCGCCGTGACAAGCTGGTCCACTGGCCCGAAGGGCAGGAATTGTGGCCTGCTGAGCCAGGGCGTTCTCGTCGCGCCGCAGCGAAACTGGATCGACCGCACCTTGTCGCAATGGGGCGAGAGCGCATCCTGGACACCCGATCGCTGA
- a CDS encoding trypsin-like serine protease gives MMSRAPILALAAALCAAASPVAAVVGGAPSRGVDGPRAWTVRVETSRGELCSGAAIAPELVLTAAHCLMGGGAVRVVSLDPRFRERSHPVIGVLPHPSFVPGTTPRTQPGTDLAVLRLASPLPADIEPLSLGSGLWQGETVTMAGYGLSSENNKRTARRLRETPLVNAGNYTTSNTVKVAVDTQALGETPGAGACRGDSGGPVLRGSAASRDLVGIVSWSSGPLNSRVRRICGGFTAITPISEHRSWITEASGRLLALGEGGRQEAPIAPRASYSWWFSR, from the coding sequence ATGATGTCTCGTGCTCCGATCCTTGCCCTTGCCGCAGCACTTTGCGCGGCGGCCTCCCCGGTAGCTGCCGTCGTCGGTGGCGCTCCTTCGCGAGGGGTCGATGGCCCGCGCGCATGGACGGTCAGGGTCGAGACCAGCCGCGGCGAGCTCTGTTCCGGCGCGGCGATCGCGCCTGAACTCGTCCTGACCGCGGCGCATTGCCTGATGGGCGGTGGGGCGGTCCGTGTGGTGAGCCTGGATCCGCGCTTTCGCGAGCGCAGCCACCCGGTGATCGGGGTCCTGCCGCATCCGAGCTTCGTTCCCGGCACCACGCCGCGCACCCAGCCCGGGACCGACCTCGCCGTTCTCAGGCTCGCCTCTCCCCTTCCCGCCGATATCGAACCGCTCTCGCTTGGCAGCGGTCTCTGGCAGGGCGAGACCGTGACGATGGCAGGCTATGGCCTCTCGTCCGAGAACAACAAGCGTACCGCGCGGCGGCTGCGCGAGACGCCGCTCGTCAATGCCGGAAACTACACGACGTCGAACACGGTGAAGGTCGCGGTCGACACGCAGGCGCTGGGCGAAACGCCTGGCGCGGGTGCCTGCCGTGGCGATTCCGGCGGCCCCGTCCTGCGCGGCTCGGCGGCCTCACGGGATCTGGTCGGCATCGTCAGCTGGTCGAGCGGCCCGCTGAATTCGCGCGTCAGGCGGATTTGCGGCGGTTTCACCGCCATTACGCCGATCAGTGAGCACCGCTCCTGGATCACCGAGGCCAGCGGCCGGCTTCTCGCGCTTGGCGAAGGCGGGCGCCAGGAGGCTCCGATCGCGCCGCGCGCCAGCTATAGCTGGTGGTTCAGCCGCTGA
- a CDS encoding TIGR00730 family Rossman fold protein — translation MKSVCIFCGSNPGNDEVYAAGARAMGAEIARRGLTLVYGGGAVGLMGTVANAALAAGGEVHGIIPRALREKEIGHNGLTRLEVVDTMHTRKARMAELSDGFIAMPGGIGTFEEIFEIWTWGQLGIHTKPLGFLNIGGFYDPLATFLDNTVEAGFLKQNHRAMAMTDTEPATLLERMDQYVPSATFKWVEKEET, via the coding sequence ATGAAATCGGTTTGTATCTTTTGCGGCTCCAACCCGGGCAATGACGAGGTCTACGCCGCCGGCGCCCGGGCCATGGGCGCCGAGATCGCCAGGCGCGGGCTGACGCTCGTCTATGGCGGCGGCGCTGTCGGTCTCATGGGCACCGTTGCCAATGCGGCGCTCGCGGCCGGAGGCGAGGTCCACGGCATCATCCCGCGCGCGCTCCGCGAAAAGGAGATCGGCCATAACGGGCTGACCCGGCTCGAAGTGGTCGACACCATGCACACGCGCAAGGCGAGGATGGCTGAACTCTCGGACGGCTTCATCGCGATGCCGGGCGGCATCGGCACCTTCGAGGAGATTTTCGAGATCTGGACCTGGGGCCAACTCGGCATTCACACGAAACCGCTCGGCTTCCTGAATATCGGCGGCTTCTACGATCCGCTCGCGACCTTCCTCGACAACACCGTCGAGGCGGGCTTCCTGAAGCAGAACCACCGCGCCATGGCGATGACGGATACCGAGCCGGCGACCCTGCTCGAAAGGATGGATCAATATGTTCCGTCCGCGACGTTCAAATGGGTGGAGAAGGAGGAGACCTGA
- a CDS encoding dipeptidase has translation MPKLPAILSRLDAELDASLARLASWIAIPSIATDPAYAADSRRAAEWLRDDLESLGFKASLRETPGQPIVVGHRPKPGAPHVLFYGHYDVQPVDPLNLWESDPFKPVVKEIAPGRKVITGRGACDDKGQVMTFIEALRATLKETGDLPVGITILVEGEEESGSPNLPPFVAAHAEELKADVALICDTGMWDRETPAITASLRGLVYQEVTITCADRDLHSGLFGGAAANPIHVLSRIVAALHDETGRITIPGFYDGVEEPTAEQKADWQALGLTEAEFLGGIGLKHSIGEKGRMLIEQIQSRPTCDVNGLWGGYIGEGTKTVIAAKASAKISFRLVGKQDPQKIAAAFQAFVRARLPADVTAEFVAHGASPAIAVPVDSPALLKAQAALTEEWGRKAVTIGSGGSIPVAGDFKRTLGMDTLLVGFGLDDDRVHSPNEKYDLSSFHKGQRSWARILQALGA, from the coding sequence CAAGCTTCCTGCGATTCTCTCCCGCCTCGATGCCGAACTGGATGCCTCGCTGGCCCGGCTGGCGTCGTGGATCGCGATTCCGTCGATCGCCACCGATCCGGCCTATGCCGCCGATAGCCGCCGCGCCGCGGAATGGCTGCGGGACGATCTCGAATCGCTCGGCTTCAAGGCCTCGCTGCGCGAGACGCCCGGCCAGCCGATCGTCGTCGGGCATCGGCCGAAGCCCGGCGCGCCGCATGTGCTGTTCTATGGCCATTACGACGTCCAGCCGGTCGATCCGTTGAACCTGTGGGAAAGCGACCCGTTCAAGCCCGTGGTCAAGGAGATCGCGCCCGGCCGCAAGGTCATCACGGGGCGCGGCGCCTGTGACGACAAGGGCCAGGTGATGACCTTCATCGAGGCCTTGCGGGCGACGCTGAAGGAAACCGGCGATCTGCCGGTCGGCATCACTATCCTGGTGGAGGGCGAGGAGGAATCCGGCTCTCCCAATCTGCCGCCCTTCGTCGCGGCGCATGCCGAGGAGCTGAAGGCCGATGTCGCGCTGATCTGCGACACCGGCATGTGGGATCGGGAAACGCCGGCCATCACCGCTTCGCTGCGCGGGTTGGTCTATCAGGAGGTGACGATCACCTGCGCCGACCGCGACCTGCATTCGGGCCTGTTCGGTGGCGCCGCCGCCAATCCGATCCATGTGCTGTCGCGCATCGTCGCGGCGCTCCACGACGAGACCGGGCGGATCACCATTCCCGGCTTCTATGACGGTGTCGAGGAACCGACGGCCGAGCAGAAGGCGGATTGGCAGGCGCTCGGCCTGACCGAAGCGGAATTCCTCGGGGGGATCGGCCTCAAGCACTCGATCGGGGAGAAGGGCCGGATGCTGATCGAGCAGATCCAGTCGCGCCCGACCTGCGACGTCAACGGTCTCTGGGGCGGCTATATCGGCGAAGGCACCAAGACGGTGATCGCGGCCAAGGCTTCGGCCAAGATCTCCTTCCGCCTCGTCGGCAAGCAGGACCCGCAGAAGATCGCGGCCGCCTTCCAGGCCTTCGTGCGGGCGCGATTGCCGGCGGATGTCACGGCCGAGTTCGTTGCGCACGGTGCCTCGCCGGCGATTGCCGTTCCCGTCGATTCGCCGGCCCTGCTCAAGGCGCAGGCCGCGCTGACCGAGGAATGGGGCCGCAAGGCGGTGACCATCGGCTCGGGTGGCTCGATCCCGGTCGCCGGGGACTTCAAGCGCACGCTCGGCATGGACACCCTGCTCGTCGGCTTCGGTCTTGATGATGACCGCGTCCACTCGCCGAACGAGAAATACGACCTCTCTTCCTTCCACAAGGGCCAGCGTTCCTGGGCCCGCATCCTGCAGGCGCTGGGCGCATGA